In Erigeron canadensis isolate Cc75 chromosome 1, C_canadensis_v1, whole genome shotgun sequence, a single window of DNA contains:
- the LOC122606563 gene encoding uncharacterized protein LOC122606563, translating to MRKCMAGDVSGPSTDILKEMKYQYHRDYNAQQRATKRTYQPPVTVVNTDSPAPTALSGSTGTTQIQRVPLAELPIGRINPSSYYRTTMKHMMRSSSQLQTQSTTHFGNKENISPSNQQVHQRFANENTPPGVYKVSHTRRSSNTVIASTSRVTPSKNYHNKTPIPCASLTGSSKLPSAVSRQRFHGIQCGTGNLLPIFESVVTQPSEFIAGSSTYIGQSSTGHSTQVEVEQDSYDFVYNGVPKNHRALKKQPPCRYCGATRFKFEFPTFCCMGGKTKLAVTNVPAELYNLFTDQSELGKMFRHHICSYNTNFSFTSMGVNLDKNMANMTAGVYTFRVHGGIYHQVDQLVPRDGTPRYLQLYFYDPDTEEDLRLRWPNLDKNIVHIVTRALAANPYATTFRSMAQLGPLDSYRITLNASVELDQRMYNRPTTSKVAGIWVEGNDNITSYKRSIVLYGRSQHFQRIQHYFGCYDPLSYHLFFPNGESGWHNRIPRNGFSMDEIVNDEDNIGDDEDGEGRGRKTVSMREYYCYKFQVRPTENVILLGGRLLQ from the exons ATGAGAAAATGCATGGCTGGTGACGTGTCAGGACCCAGTACGGATATACTCAAAG AAATGAAATACCAATACCACAGAGATTATAATGCACAGCAAAGAGCAACAAAAAGAACATATCAACCACCTGTTACAGTAGTAAATACAGATAGTCCAGCTCCCACCGCTCTTTCAGGCTCAACTGGAACCACTCAAATACAAAGGGTGCCATTAGCAGAATTGCCAATTGGTAGAATAAATCCTTCATCATATTATAGGACTACAATGAAGCATATGATGCGAAGTTCAAGTCAGCTGCAAACCCAATCTACCACACATTTTGGGAACAAAGAAAACATATCACCATCCAACCAACAAGTTCATCAACGATTTGCAAACGAAAATACACCTCCCGGTGTATACAAGGTATCTCATACGAGGAGAAGCTCAAATACAGTCATAGCATCAACAAGTAGAGTTACACCATCAAAAAATTATCACAACAAGACACCCATACCCTGTGCATCTCTCACAGGATCTTCAAAACTTCCTTCTGCCGTGTCACGCCAACGCTTCCATG gCATTCAATGTGGGACTGGAAATCTTTTGCCTATATTTGAATCTGTTGTCACTCAACCATCAGAGTTCATAGCAGGATCATCAACATACATCGGCCAATCATCAACAG GACATAGTACACAAGTGGAAGTCGAACAGGATAGTTATGATTTCGTTTACAACGGTGTCCCTAAAAACCATCGAGCGTTGAAAAAACAGCCCCCATGTCGTTATTGTGGAGCAACAAGGTTTAAATTTGAATTCCCCACATTTTGTTGCATGGGAGGAAAGACAAAGTTGGCTGTCACAAATGTTCCAGCAGAACTCTATAATCTCTTTACGGATCAATCAGAATTGGGAAAGATGTTCAGGCACCACATATGTTCATACAACACAAATTTTTCGTTCACTTCAATGGGTGTCAATTTGGATAAAAATATGGCAAATATGACGGCTGGAGTTTATACTTTTCGTGTTCATGGAGGAATATATCACCAGGTTGATCAATTAGTACCGAGGGACGGAACACCCAGGTATTTACAGTTGTACTTCTATGATCCGGACACCGAAGAAGATCTGAGGCTTAGATGGCCAAATCTTGATAAGAACATAGTTCATATCGTGACACGTGCTCTTGCTGCAAATCCATATGCAACAACCTTTCGCAGCATGGCTCAGTTGGGACCTCTTGACAGCTATAGAATCACTTTGAACGCATCGGTGGAACTTGACCAAAGAATGTACAACCGTCCTACAACATCAAAG GTTGCTGGGATATGGGTTGAAGGAAATGACAACATAACGTCATACAAGAGAAGCATTGTTTTATATGGGAGGTCTCAACATTTCCAACGGATTCAACATTACTTTGGTTGTTATGATCCACTTTCATATCATTTGTTTTTCCCCAATGGTGAGTCTGGATGGCACAATAGAATACCAAGAAATGGATTTTCAATGGATGAAATTGTTAATGATGAAGATAACATtggagatgatgaagatggagaag GTCGAGGTAGGAAGACAGTATCCATGAGGGAGTATTACTGCTACAAGTTCCAGGTCCGCCCTACTGAGAACGTAATTCTCCTAGGTGGGAGATTGTTGCAATAG
- the LOC122585149 gene encoding glycine-rich protein 5-like has protein sequence MPMYMFLIISVKSKREKNTFSVDKRNLKHQNCDRYIQLQMGVMIKLMMLFLFLFNFTYHASVANYLDNNNLFSETNGSDVSTVRKFAHAGARGGGGGRGGGGGEGGHTAGDQGGRSAGEGGNGNGGAAIPVYTAGAGGAASQRKNHHGAAGLCRQCPKDRHLMIVVATTSVSLLFHIPI, from the exons ATGCCTATGTATATGTTCTTAATTATTAGTGTGAAAAGCAAAAGGGAAAAGAATACGTTTTCAGTGGACAAAAGAAATTTGAAGCATCAAAATTGTGATAGATATATACAACTACAAATGGGTGTTATGATCAAACTCATGATgctttttttgtttctcttcAACTTTACTTATCATGCATCAGTTGCTAATTATCTTGACAACAACAATCTCTTTTCAG AAACAAATGGATCCGATGTTTCAACTGTTAGAAAATTTGCACATGCTGGCGCCAGAGGTGGAGGTGGGGGTAGAGGTGGAGGCGGAGGAGAAGGTGGCCATACGGCCGGAGATCAAGGTGGTCGTTCAGCCGGAGAAGGGGGCAACGGAAACGGTGGAGCGGCCATACCTGTTTACACAGCTGGAGCAGGAGGAGCTGCGAGTCAACGCAAAAACCACCATGGTGCTGCTGGGCTTTGTCGCCAGTGCCCAAAAGACAGGCATCTGATGATTGTTGTAGCCACAACATCAGTATCACTTTTATTTCATATACctatctaa